From Argopecten irradians isolate NY chromosome 3, Ai_NY, whole genome shotgun sequence:
CAGTTTAATGGCCGATGTAGCTACGTACTAGCCGGTGATTACATGGATGGAAATTTCTCGATCATCCTCGACTATATGGGCAAACAGAAGCGAAGGGTTATCATCACTACCACTCAACACGCTGTACAACTCCTCCCAAAGAATAAGGTAAAATACTAATCATGTATAGCTAATATTATACCCTAAAGATAAACAACGTCTGTTCATTTTGTTCCTCAATTATCGCAATCGACGTCATTTGATCCGACTATATAATTACTTTTTGATGtttaaactctaacaacaaATAAACCGCTCAATTTTTGAAGGAGTTTAATACAAAAATCAATTAGTTTTAGTAATTAATTCGATTTCAACCATTTTAAGATGACTTAACAATTCTAAAAAAAGTTTAAGAAATTGCTTAGCATTATCTAAATAtccaaatgttttgttattcatTTACAGTTAAGAGTTGATGGAGCCATCACGGAAATGCCATACCACACAGAAGATATATCTGTCATCAATGAAGGTGATGACGTCACAGTTACTGGCCGTGGCTTCACCGTCCGTCATAACCAACCAACTGACATGTACGATATCGGACTGAGCGGCTGGTACTTCGGCAAGACTGGAGGTTTACTTGGAACCTACAACAACGAACGTCGCGATGATTTGATGATGCCATCACGACAACTcaccaatgacgtcacttccttTGCCGACTCATGGGAAGTCAATGACAGATGTCGTTAAGACTACCGGACATTTACAAATACGTCGAACCCAAAAATGTAGTTAATCAATGTTTTTGTTatgatttctttgttttttctaatgtataatgttaatAAATCGATTTTAGCACGCAGAAATTATGTGGTCATTGATTCTACAAATaactttgataagaaattaggcaataatataggtatatttttatcatgttgACGGTTTTTCTGTTTCTCTTAATGCGTTAAAATATTCTGCAATGGAATATATAGCCTACATACATTTAGGGGGGACTTGGTATACACTATTTATATTGCGCGCTAGCGCATTGTGAGATGACTGTCTGCAAACAACTCTGGCATCTATACACCATGGATTCCATAAAAAGAATTTTGATACTGATATTACCATGATTAGCTCATTTTGGGGGTCtatgcattaacattgtttaagttAGCCGATGAAAActgaaaaccgtttatcaacgacgatttaatccacaagatggaacagccattttgacggtgatcagttgacgttaTCGTGTCAACATTAGaaacgtcataatgaatgtaaatattgttttattgatgtGACATTAATTAACCCTATCACAAATTTAAAGCGTCGCTTCGTTATCTGTATCGACCTAAGATGAAGTTAAAACACTAGATAAAGTAACGGTCCCTGTGTTAATCTAAACGTCAAGTGATCACCCTTAGAACACAAGTACTTAAAACGTGATATAATTAACAAAGTCGATTTTATGTCAGATCTTTCCTTTTCATTTATtagaatttatttcaaacagTTATAGAGATATCAACAATGCATATTAATGTACCAATGAGCTGAGGTCTTCTCCCCAACCACATAATAAGTATTGTTAATGCATGTGTTTATaccatataaaaataattctaaatatacGCGTACATGTAATACTAATAGCCGATATGACAATCAATTTCCATTTCGAAGACAACTCGTACTTATTTGTGTACTTATGATGATGCTTGGTCAGTTGTCTGATATAGGTGACAatgtcacatcatactgacgGGACGCTACCAATATTGgaacatttttaaaaagatgATTGTAAAAAGTGTTTAGATCCCGATTTCCCCACGAATATTTCTATATTGACATTTTAGGTGTGCGTTAGTCGTGTAAAATGGGTCACGATTTACTGCAGACAAACAAACAACGTGTTCCTGGTACATATGCACTTGAGTATCAGACAGCTGCACAGAGTAGATTTAACGATTTGTACACGTGGCAAAACTTCAAGGTCTAGTAAATAACATTAGAACTACTCGGAAATATATgtctgcagtatattcgtgtagTGTCTCCAGGTTTGATAATAAGTCCATGTAACATTCAGATTTTCAgaccaaatttttttttgtcgAATATTGCTGGGATTTGACATCGGCCATGACGCGATCAAGAATACAACTTATTTCTCAATATAAGAGCTACATGGATAGATTTATCATGCAGCTTTTGTTAAAAAGAAACATTCTGGTTTTCCACCTCGAGCCCAAAATATAGCTAATATAGCCGGTATTCACCACGTAACACTGCTAAGGAGTGAGAATACTAGACTTTATAGAtcacaatgattttataaaaacatttacGGTTACTATAACATTACTGTTCTCATCAGTACCTTATCGCATTGACACAGACGTAAGTAACTTAAAATACCTGCACCCGGCAACGACATGTTGTAAAGTAGTAAGGTATACCGCTATTACAGTTTAAAGACCTGGAACGTGACTGGTGCACTAGATACATTATACCAACTGCATGAATATGCTAATTAGAGAAGCAACTACAAGTTGAACAGTTGAACGTTACACCAGTTAGGCTAGTGAGTGTGGTGTTCACCTCGGACATATCTGATATTCCAAGCTGACTGAGATGGTGCCTTCAATAATCAAGACGGTCATAACGTTTTTCGAAAGCAGCAAGACACCGATCACCTATATTGTTGCATTAAGTGAGTCTTTTTTCCATTGTTCAGTGACACAGCTGCACCATGATTTCATTATATAGCAACTTATAACTTATTTTAGTTTAAATCAAAGATAGTTCAGCAGAAAATAtacgataaatatatataagcatcttaagataaataaattgataaaaccaTACAACTGTCATGTCAGCAACGATACTTTTATGTATATGACGTGCCTCACTACCGCTTCACTCTCCGGTGGTCGAG
This genomic window contains:
- the LOC138320036 gene encoding apolipophorin-like, encoding MKSLKYLPGIDMVHHYNKIRSFIPDTSKWGKIVDNLPSSDVSTWMPPFDVYGTVEGNRFTTFDGKTYQFNGRCSYVLAGDYMDGNFSIILDYMGKQKRRVIITTTQHAVQLLPKNKLRVDGAITEMPYHTEDISVINEGDDVTVTGRGFTVRHNQPTDMYDIGLSGWYFGKTGGLLGTYNNERRDDLMMPSRQLTNDVTSFADSWEVNDRCR